A window from Mycobacterium saskatchewanense encodes these proteins:
- the gyrB gene encoding DNA topoisomerase (ATP-hydrolyzing) subunit B codes for MAAKNQYGADSIKVLEGLEAVRKRPGMYIGSTGERGLHHLVWEVVDNAVDEAMAGFATKVTVRLLDDGGVEVADDGRGIPVEMHSTGVPTVDVVMTVLHAGGKFEQGAYQVSGGLHGVGVSVVNALSSRLEADIRRDGYEWSQVYTNSVPGVLKQGEKTRKTGTTIRFWADPEIFETTDYDFETVARRLQEMAFLNKGLTIELTDERVTKEEVVDEVVSDTAEAPKSAEEKAAETVGAHKVKHRTFHYPGGLVDFVKHINRTKSPIQQSIIGFEGKGDGHEVEVAMQWNGGYSESVHTFANTINTHEGGTHEEGFRSALTTVVNKYAKDKKLLKDKDPNLTGDDIREGLAAVISVKVSQPQFEGQTKTKLGNTEVKSFVQKVCNEQLTHWFEANPADAKVVVNKAVSSAQARIAARKARELVRRKSATDLGGLPGKLADCRSTDPRKSELYVVEGDSAGGSAKSGRDSMFQAILPLRGKIINVEKARIDRVLKNTEVQAIITALGTGIHDEFDLTKLRYHKIVLMADADVDGQHISTLLLTLLFRFMRPLIENGHVFLAQPPLYKLKWQRTDPEFAYSDRERDGLLEAGLKAGKKINKEDGIQRYKGLGEMDAKELWETTMDPSVRVLRQVTLDDAAAADELFSILMGEDVDARRSFITRNAKDVRFLDV; via the coding sequence GTGGCTGCCAAAAACCAGTACGGTGCTGATTCAATCAAGGTCCTCGAAGGGCTGGAAGCGGTCCGCAAACGCCCCGGTATGTACATCGGCTCTACCGGCGAGCGAGGTTTGCACCATTTGGTCTGGGAGGTGGTCGATAACGCCGTCGACGAGGCGATGGCCGGGTTCGCCACCAAAGTGACGGTCCGGCTGCTCGATGACGGCGGCGTCGAGGTCGCCGACGATGGCCGCGGCATTCCGGTCGAGATGCACTCCACCGGTGTGCCGACCGTCGATGTCGTGATGACCGTGCTGCACGCGGGCGGCAAGTTCGAACAGGGCGCCTATCAGGTGTCCGGCGGGCTGCACGGTGTGGGTGTCTCCGTCGTCAATGCCCTGTCCTCGCGTCTCGAAGCCGACATCAGACGAGACGGGTACGAGTGGTCGCAGGTGTACACCAACTCGGTGCCCGGCGTCCTCAAACAGGGCGAGAAGACGAGGAAGACGGGCACCACCATCCGCTTCTGGGCCGATCCGGAGATCTTCGAGACCACCGACTACGACTTCGAGACGGTGGCCCGCCGGCTGCAGGAAATGGCATTCCTCAATAAGGGGTTGACCATCGAGCTGACCGACGAGCGCGTCACCAAAGAGGAAGTCGTCGACGAGGTGGTCAGCGACACCGCGGAAGCTCCGAAGTCCGCAGAGGAGAAGGCTGCGGAAACGGTTGGGGCGCACAAGGTAAAGCACCGCACGTTCCACTACCCCGGTGGCCTGGTCGACTTTGTCAAGCACATCAACCGCACCAAGAGCCCGATTCAGCAGAGCATCATCGGCTTCGAGGGTAAGGGCGACGGCCATGAGGTCGAGGTTGCGATGCAGTGGAACGGTGGATATTCCGAGTCGGTCCATACCTTCGCCAACACCATCAACACCCACGAGGGCGGCACCCACGAGGAGGGCTTCCGTAGCGCCCTGACGACCGTGGTGAACAAGTACGCCAAAGACAAGAAGTTGTTGAAGGACAAAGATCCCAACCTCACCGGCGACGACATCCGGGAGGGCCTGGCCGCGGTCATCTCCGTCAAGGTTTCGCAACCCCAGTTCGAGGGCCAAACCAAGACCAAGCTCGGAAACACCGAGGTCAAGTCATTCGTCCAGAAGGTCTGCAACGAACAGCTGACGCACTGGTTCGAAGCCAACCCCGCGGATGCGAAGGTCGTTGTCAACAAAGCGGTTTCGTCGGCGCAGGCGCGGATCGCGGCGCGCAAGGCGCGTGAGTTGGTGCGGCGCAAGAGCGCAACCGACCTCGGCGGGCTGCCCGGCAAGCTTGCCGATTGCCGTTCGACCGACCCTCGTAAGTCGGAACTCTATGTGGTGGAAGGAGATTCGGCCGGCGGCTCGGCGAAGAGTGGCCGCGACTCGATGTTCCAGGCCATCCTCCCGTTGCGCGGCAAGATCATCAACGTGGAGAAGGCCCGCATCGACCGGGTGCTGAAGAACACCGAAGTCCAGGCGATCATCACCGCGCTGGGCACGGGGATTCACGACGAGTTCGACCTCACCAAGCTGCGCTACCACAAGATCGTGTTGATGGCCGACGCGGACGTCGACGGCCAGCACATCTCGACCCTGCTGCTGACGCTGTTGTTCCGGTTCATGCGGCCGCTGATCGAGAACGGGCACGTCTTCCTCGCGCAGCCGCCACTGTACAAGCTCAAGTGGCAGCGCACCGACCCGGAATTCGCCTATTCCGACCGCGAGCGCGACGGCCTCCTGGAGGCCGGGCTCAAGGCCGGCAAGAAGATCAACAAGGAAGACGGCATCCAGCGCTACAAAGGTCTGGGTGAGATGGACGCAAAAGAATTGTGGGAGACCACGATGGACCCGTCGGTGCGGGTGCTGCGCCAGGTCACGCTGGACGACGCGGCGGCCGCCGACGAACTGTTCTCCATTCTGATGGGTGAAGATGTCGACGCGCGGCGCAGCTTCATCACCCGCAACGCCAAGGACGTTCGCTTCCTGGACGTCTGA
- the gyrA gene encoding DNA gyrase subunit A: MTDTTLPPGDEAGDRIEPVDIQQEMQRSYIDYAMSVIVGRALPEVRDGLKPVHRRVLYAMYDSGFRPDRSHAKSARSVAETMGNYHPHGDASIYDTLVRMAQPWSLRYPLVDGQGNFGSPGNDPPAAMRYTEARLTPLAMEMLREIDEETVDFIPNYDGRVQEPTVLPSRFPNLLANGSGGIAVGMATNIPPHNLRELAEAVYWCLDNHEADEEATLTAVCERVKGPDFPTHGLIVGSQGIHDAYTTGRGSIRMRGVVEVEEDSRGRTSLVITELPYQVNHDNFITSIAEQVRDGRLAGISNIEDQSSDRVGLRIVVEIKRDAVAKVVLNNLYKHTQLQTSFGANMLSIVDGVPRTLRLDQMIRYYVEHQLDVIVRRTTYRLRKANERAHILRGLVKALDALDEVIALIRASETVDIARAGLIELLDIDEIQAQAILDMQLRRLAALERQRIIDDLAKIEAEIADLEDILAKPERQRAIVRDELREIVDKHGDDRRTRIIAADGEVNDEDLIAREDVVVTITETGYAKRTKTDLYRSQKRGGKGVQGAGLKQDDIVAHFFVSSTHDWILFFTTQGRVYRAKAYELPEASRTARGQHVANLLAFQPEERIAQVIQIRGYEDAPYLVLATKNGLVKKSRLTDFDSNRSGGIVAINLRDNDELVGAVLCSAEDDLLLVSANGQSIRFSATDEALRPMGRATSGVQGMRFNADDQLLSLNVVREGTYLLVATSGGYAKRTAIEEYPVQGRGGKGVLTVMYDRRRGRLVGALIVDDDSELYAITSGGGVIRTAARQVRKAGRQTKGVRLMNLGEGATLLAIARNAEENAEEVVGETDQAGDSTT; encoded by the coding sequence ATGACTGACACCACGCTGCCCCCGGGCGACGAAGCCGGCGACCGTATCGAACCGGTCGACATCCAGCAGGAGATGCAGCGCAGCTACATCGATTACGCGATGAGCGTCATTGTGGGCCGCGCGCTGCCGGAGGTGCGCGACGGCCTCAAGCCGGTGCACCGCCGTGTGCTGTATGCCATGTACGACTCGGGTTTCCGCCCGGACCGCAGCCACGCCAAGTCGGCACGGTCGGTCGCGGAGACGATGGGTAACTACCACCCGCACGGTGACGCCTCGATCTACGACACCTTGGTGCGCATGGCCCAGCCTTGGTCGCTGCGCTACCCGCTGGTCGACGGCCAGGGGAACTTCGGGTCGCCGGGTAACGACCCGCCGGCCGCGATGCGGTACACCGAGGCGCGGCTCACCCCGCTCGCCATGGAGATGCTGCGTGAAATCGACGAAGAGACAGTCGATTTCATTCCCAACTACGACGGCCGGGTGCAAGAGCCGACAGTGCTGCCCAGCCGGTTTCCCAACCTGCTGGCCAACGGCTCCGGCGGCATCGCGGTGGGGATGGCCACCAACATCCCGCCACATAATCTGCGTGAGTTGGCCGAGGCGGTGTACTGGTGCCTGGACAATCACGAGGCCGACGAGGAGGCCACCCTCACTGCGGTCTGCGAGCGGGTCAAGGGCCCCGACTTCCCGACCCACGGCCTGATCGTCGGGTCGCAGGGCATCCACGACGCGTACACCACGGGACGTGGCTCGATCCGGATGCGCGGAGTCGTTGAGGTGGAAGAAGATTCGCGCGGCCGCACCTCACTGGTGATCACGGAGCTGCCGTATCAGGTCAACCACGACAACTTCATCACCTCGATCGCCGAACAGGTCCGCGACGGCCGGCTGGCCGGGATCTCCAACATCGAGGACCAGAGCAGCGACCGGGTGGGCCTGCGGATCGTCGTGGAGATCAAGCGCGACGCGGTGGCCAAGGTGGTGTTGAACAACCTCTACAAGCACACTCAGCTGCAGACCAGCTTCGGCGCGAACATGCTGTCGATCGTCGACGGGGTGCCGCGCACGCTTCGGCTAGACCAGATGATCCGGTACTACGTCGAACATCAACTCGACGTGATCGTTCGCCGCACCACCTATCGGCTGCGCAAGGCGAACGAACGAGCACACATCTTGCGCGGTCTGGTCAAAGCGCTCGACGCGCTGGACGAGGTCATCGCGCTCATTCGCGCCTCGGAGACCGTCGACATCGCCCGCGCGGGCCTGATCGAGTTGCTCGACATCGACGAGATCCAGGCGCAGGCCATCCTCGACATGCAGCTGCGCCGCCTGGCGGCCCTGGAACGACAGCGCATCATCGACGACCTGGCCAAGATCGAGGCCGAGATCGCCGACCTCGAAGACATCCTCGCCAAGCCGGAGCGGCAGCGCGCCATCGTGCGCGACGAGCTCCGCGAGATCGTCGACAAGCACGGCGACGACCGTCGTACCCGGATCATCGCGGCCGATGGCGAGGTCAACGACGAGGACCTGATCGCCCGCGAGGACGTCGTCGTCACCATCACCGAGACCGGATACGCCAAGCGCACCAAGACCGACCTCTATCGCAGCCAAAAGCGCGGCGGCAAGGGCGTGCAGGGCGCCGGACTCAAGCAGGACGACATCGTCGCGCACTTCTTCGTGTCCTCGACCCACGACTGGATCCTGTTCTTCACCACGCAGGGGCGGGTCTACCGGGCCAAGGCATACGAGCTGCCCGAGGCCTCGCGGACGGCGCGCGGCCAGCACGTCGCCAACCTGCTCGCCTTCCAGCCCGAGGAGCGCATCGCCCAGGTCATCCAGATCCGCGGGTACGAAGACGCGCCGTATCTGGTGCTGGCCACAAAGAACGGGCTGGTCAAAAAGTCGCGGCTGACCGACTTCGACTCCAACCGCTCCGGGGGGATCGTCGCGATCAACCTGCGCGACAACGACGAGCTCGTCGGCGCGGTGCTGTGCTCGGCCGAGGACGACCTGCTGCTGGTTTCGGCCAACGGACAGTCCATCCGGTTCTCGGCGACCGACGAGGCGCTGCGGCCGATGGGCCGCGCCACCTCGGGCGTGCAGGGTATGCGCTTCAACGCCGACGATCAGCTCCTGTCCCTGAACGTCGTCCGCGAAGGCACCTACCTGCTGGTCGCGACGTCCGGCGGGTACGCCAAGCGGACCGCTATCGAGGAGTATCCGGTGCAGGGCCGCGGCGGCAAGGGCGTACTGACGGTCATGTATGACCGTCGGCGCGGCAGGCTGGTCGGAGCGTTGATCGTCGACGACGACAGCGAGCTGTACGCCATCACTTCCGGCGGCGGCGTCATCCGCACGGCGGCGCGCCAGGTGCGCAAGGCGGGCAGGCAGACCAAGGGCGTTCGGTTGATGAACCTGGGTGAGGGCGCCACACTGCTGGCCATCGCTCGCAACGCCGAGGAGAACGCGGAAGAGGTCGTCGGCGAAACCGACCAGGCCGGGGATTCGACCACCTAG
- a CDS encoding DUF3566 domain-containing protein, whose amino-acid sequence MTSPNEPAAPKTGDSLHGNGDGPVDRAGAHRATPAQAGRTQDAGDPPQWQRGAGRGSHPPHRPGDPQSDVRPPGPPAGADARLNRFISGGSASGSGAPAPGKGPQPDFNAPPARGDGPPAEAYASELPDLSGPIPRSPQRKTAPDRSQEASATSGSARSAASEAREPRESRVNVARRGRGPVRASMQIRRIDPWSTLKVSLLLSVALFFVWMIAVAFLYLVLGGMGVWAKLNSNVGDLLNNTSGSSGELVSSGTIFGGAVLIGLVNIVLLTAMATIAAFVYNLTTDLIGGIEVTLADRD is encoded by the coding sequence GTGACCTCACCGAACGAGCCGGCCGCCCCCAAGACGGGCGACAGCCTGCATGGGAACGGCGACGGTCCGGTCGATCGCGCGGGTGCGCACCGGGCGACGCCCGCCCAGGCGGGCCGGACGCAGGACGCCGGCGACCCGCCCCAGTGGCAGCGTGGTGCCGGGCGGGGCTCCCACCCCCCGCATCGCCCGGGTGACCCGCAGTCCGATGTGCGGCCCCCGGGCCCGCCCGCGGGCGCCGATGCCCGGCTGAACCGCTTCATCTCTGGGGGCTCGGCATCGGGGTCGGGCGCCCCGGCGCCCGGCAAGGGTCCGCAGCCTGACTTCAACGCGCCGCCGGCGCGGGGCGACGGCCCGCCGGCCGAGGCCTACGCCAGCGAGTTGCCGGACTTGTCCGGGCCCATCCCGCGTTCGCCGCAGCGCAAGACCGCTCCAGATCGCAGCCAGGAAGCATCGGCCACGTCGGGATCGGCCCGCTCGGCGGCATCCGAGGCACGCGAACCCCGGGAAAGCCGCGTCAACGTGGCACGGCGGGGCCGCGGGCCGGTGCGGGCGAGCATGCAGATCCGCCGGATAGACCCGTGGAGCACCCTGAAGGTGTCGCTCCTGCTGTCCGTGGCGCTGTTCTTCGTCTGGATGATCGCGGTGGCGTTCCTCTACCTGGTGCTCGGCGGCATGGGGGTGTGGGCGAAGTTGAACAGCAACGTCGGTGACCTCTTGAACAACACGAGCGGCAGCAGCGGCGAACTGGTTTCCAGTGGGACCATCTTCGGTGGCGCGGTCCTGATCGGTTTGGTCAACATCGTGCTGCTGACCGCCATGGCGACGATCGCCGCGTTCGTCTACAACCTGACCACCGACCTCATCGGCGGCATCGAGGTGACGCTGGCGGACCGGGATTAG
- the cwsA gene encoding cell wall synthesis protein CwsA, which yields MSAKTESRLTPRQRLVRGLAYSAVGPVDVTRGMVGLGVQSAQSTASELRRRYQEGRLAREIAAAQEALAQELSAAQEVVAGLPQALQDARRSRRRSKRPWMIAGAAVVVLGGGAVAFSIVRRSMRPEREEQSPRPPSVEVQPRP from the coding sequence ATGAGCGCGAAGACCGAATCCCGGTTGACCCCCCGACAGCGATTGGTCCGGGGCCTGGCCTACTCGGCGGTGGGACCCGTGGACGTCACTCGGGGGATGGTGGGCCTGGGCGTCCAATCCGCGCAGTCGACCGCGTCGGAACTTCGCCGTCGCTACCAGGAGGGGCGCCTGGCGCGGGAGATCGCCGCCGCACAAGAAGCGCTCGCGCAAGAACTTTCCGCCGCACAAGAGGTCGTCGCCGGCCTGCCCCAGGCGTTGCAGGACGCCCGCCGCTCGCGGCGCCGCAGCAAGCGGCCGTGGATGATCGCAGGGGCCGCCGTGGTCGTGCTGGGTGGCGGTGCGGTTGCCTTCAGCATCGTCCGGCGTTCGATGCGGCCGGAGCGCGAGGAGCAGTCCCCGCGGCCGCCCAGCGTCGAGGTGCAGCCGCGGCCGTGA